In a single window of the Lepidochelys kempii isolate rLepKem1 chromosome 21, rLepKem1.hap2, whole genome shotgun sequence genome:
- the LOC140901212 gene encoding pepsin B-like — MKWFILALVCLHLSEGLVRVTLRKGKSAREVMKEKGVLEDFLKNHKVDPARKYHFNNYNVADEPIANYLDSFYFGEISIGTPPQNFLVLFDTGSSNLWVPSTYCQSQACTNHARFNPSQSSTFSNNGQTYTLSYGSGSLTVCLGYDTVTVQNIAITNQEFGLSEDEPTSPFYYAHFDGILGMAYPAMAVGGSYTPMQEMLKQGLLTEPIFSFYFSSQPTYSYGGEIIFGGVDTQLFSGQITWAPVTQEVYWQIGIQEFAIGQQATGWCSQGCQAIVDTGTFLLTIPQQYMGYFLQAVGAQESNGEYVVNCNVQNMPTVTFVISGSQFPLPPSAYVFNNNGYCTVGIEPTYLPSQNGQPLWILGDVFLKEYYSVFDMSNNRVGFAPSV; from the exons ATGAAGTGGTTCATCCTGGCCTTGGTTTGCCTCCATCTCTCAGAGGGACTGGTGAG AGTCACACTGAGGAAAGGCAAGTCTGCTCGAGAGGTGATGAAGGAGAAGGGAGTGCTGGAGGACTTCCTGAAGAACCACAAAGTTGATCCAGCCAGAAAGTACCACTTCAATAATTACAATGTTGCTGATGAACCAATAGCTAACTACCTGGAT TCCTTCTATTTTGGAGAGATCAGCATTGGAACTCCGCCCCAGAACTTCCTGGTTCTCTTCGACACCGGCTCCTCCAACCTGTGGGTGCCCTCTACATACTGCCAGAGCCAGGCCTGCA CTAATCATGCCAGGTTCAACCCCAGCCAGTCATCCACCTTTTCCAACAACGGACAGACCTACACCCTGAGCTACGGGAGTGGCAGCCTGACTGTGTGTTTGGGTTACGACACAGTGACA GTCCAGAACATTGCCATCACCAATCAGGAATTTGGTCTGAGTGAAGATGAACCTACCAGCCCCTTCTACTATGCTCATTTTGATGGGATTTTGGGAATGGCTTATCCTGCCATGGCAGTAGGGGGGTCCTATACACCTATGCAGGAGATGTTGAAGCAGGGCCTGCTTACTGAACCCATCTTCAGTTTCTATTTCTCCAg CCAACCAACATATAGTTACGGAGGAGAAATCATCTTTGGAGGCGTTGACACCCAGCTGTTCTCTGGCCAGATCACATGGGCACCTGTGACGCAAGAGGTTTACTGGCAGATTGGTATTCAGGA GTTTGCTATCGGACAGCAGGCGACTGGCTGGTGCAGCCAAGGCTGCCAGGCTATTGTGGACACCGGGACGTTTCTGCTCACCATCCCACAGCAGTACATGGGGTACTTCCTGCAGGCTGTGGGTGCTCAGGAATCCAATGGAGAG TACGTAGTGAACTGCAATGTCCAGAACATGCCGACCGTCACCTTCGTCATCAGCGGATCCCAGTTCCCGCTGCCCCCCTCTGCCTATGTCTTCAAC AATAATGGCTACTGCACAGTGGGGATTGAGCCCACGTACCTGCCCTCCCAGAATGGGCAGCCGCTCTGGATCCTGGGAGACGTCTTCCTCAAGGAATATTATTCTGTCTTTGACATGTCCAATAACAGAGTGGGCTTTGCCCCATCAGTCTAG
- the LOC140901200 gene encoding LOW QUALITY PROTEIN: gastricsin-like (The sequence of the model RefSeq protein was modified relative to this genomic sequence to represent the inferred CDS: inserted 1 base in 1 codon; substituted 1 base at 1 genomic stop codon), with translation MKWLILALAFLQLSEGWXGELTLKKGKTIREVMKEKGVLVDYLKHHKPDPASKYRFNQYNVAFEPMAYMDASYYGEIGIGTPPQNFLVLFDTGSSNLWVPSTYCQSQACSNHARFNPSHSSTYSSNGQTFSLQYGSGSLTGXFGYDTMTLQNIAVTNQEFGLSENEPGTNFIYAHFDCILGMAYPSLAVGGVTTALQGMLQKNLLSQPIFSFYLCSQPSSQYGGEVVFGGVDSRFYSGQIHWAPVTQELYWQIGIDEFVIGGQATGWCSQGCQAIVDTGTSLLTIPQQFMNYFLQHVGAQENEYGEYVVDCSRVQSLPTISFTINGVSFPLPPSAYILSNNGYCSAVVMPTYLPSQNGQPLWILGDVFLRQYCSVYDIGNNRIGFATIA, from the exons ATGAAGTGGCTCATCCTGGCCCTGGCTTTCCTCCAGCTCTCAGAGGGCTGGTGAGGTGA ACTGACTCTCAAGAAAGGCAAGACTATCCGAGAGGTAATGAAGGAGAAGGGAGTGCTGGTGGACTATCTGAAGCACCACAAACCCGATCCAGCCAGCAAGTACCGTTTCAATCAGTACAATGTTGCTTTTGAACCAATGGCGTATATGGAT GCATCCTACTACGGGGAGATCGGTATTGGAACCCCGCCCCAGAACTTCCTGGTTCTCTTCGACACCGGCTCCTCCAACCTGTGGGTGCCCTCTACGTACTGCCAGAGCCAGGCCTGCA GCAACCACGCAAGATTCAACCCCAGCCATTCCTCCACCTACTCATCCAACGGGCAGACCTTCTCGTTGCAGTACGGCAGTGGCAGTCTCACCG TTTTCGGCTATGACACCATGACA CTCCAGAACATCGCCGTCACCAACCAGGAGTTCGGTCTGAGTGAAAACGAGCCTGGCACCAACTTCATTTATGCTCATTTTGATTGCATTCTGGGTATGGCTTACCCTAGCCTGGCGGTAGGAGGCGTTACCACGGCTTTGCAAGGGATGCTGCAGAAAAACCTGCTTTCTCAGCCAATCTTCAGTTTCTATCTGTGCAG CCAGCCAAGCTCTCAGTACGGCGGGGAGGTCGTTTTTGGAGGAGTAGACAGCAGATTTTATTCCGGACAGATCCACTGGGCTCCTGTCACTCAAGAGCTGTACTGGCAGATCGGCATTGATGA GTTCGTTATCGGTGGACAGGCAACAGGCTGGTGCAGCCAGGGCTGTCAGGCCATCGTGGACACCGGAACCTCCCTCCTCACCATCCCACAGCAGTTCATGAACTACTTCCTGCAGCATGTAGGTGCTCAGGAAAATGAGTACGGCGAG TATGTGGTTGACTGCAGCCGTGTCCAGAGCTTGCCCACCATTTCCTTCACCATCAATGGAGTTTCATTTCCTCTGCCTCCCTCGGCCTACATCCTCAGC AACAATGGCTACTGCTCCGCTGTGGTTATGCCCACATACCTGCCCTCCCAGAACGGGCAGCCCCTCTGGATCCTGGGAGACGTCTTCCTCAGGCAGTACTGCTCCGTCTACGACATCGGCAACAACAGGATCGGTTTTGCCACCATTGCTTAG